A single genomic interval of Verrucomicrobiia bacterium harbors:
- the rpoN gene encoding RNA polymerase factor sigma-54 translates to MADFGRPTLGLKVGLKQTIAPQLIQSLNMLTVPILKLEQMLRHELQTNPMLEEDLEATAEPEMDLEAPAEEKEPELAAEDDKIDWDAYLQDNDELFLARHEKENSEETLERSQTTEKTLFEHLLEQLNLSKLSPAEHQVGQFIIGNIDENGFLTISVEEIADALQVDKELVAKVLAHIQNFDPPGAAARDLKECLLIQLRQKGEEDSLAYEIVDKHLQDLDKKSSFQLAKLLGTSPEKIEEEMGIIRSLSPRPAMGRFSRAAQPVVPDLIVERVGDELVIFHNDKYIPRLRISSAYKDLLKKGSASSKEEKNFIKEKFMQARWLLNAINQRRSTMVRVMQAVVEEQKEFFENGPEFLKPLTMEQVAQKLGLHVATISRVSNDKYVQTPQGVYEIRYFFNAGLPTDTGEDLSKKKVKQRLAEIIKTEDASHPLSDQEIFAKLKAEGIPLARRTVTKYREEMGIRAARFRKKVGGNGSQPTLEEDSDILLDTKPRPSANAEEKPAPPFTPLKPDWE, encoded by the coding sequence ATGGCGGATTTCGGAAGACCAACACTCGGACTAAAAGTAGGGCTCAAGCAAACCATTGCCCCCCAACTAATTCAGTCCCTTAATATGTTGACTGTTCCGATTCTGAAGTTGGAGCAGATGCTGCGCCATGAGCTCCAAACTAACCCTATGCTGGAAGAAGACTTAGAAGCCACCGCCGAGCCCGAAATGGATTTGGAAGCCCCTGCCGAAGAGAAAGAACCGGAACTCGCCGCCGAAGATGACAAAATTGACTGGGATGCCTATTTGCAAGACAACGACGAGCTTTTTTTGGCGCGTCACGAAAAGGAAAATTCTGAAGAAACGCTTGAACGTTCCCAGACCACCGAAAAGACCTTGTTTGAGCATCTTCTTGAGCAGTTGAACCTTTCCAAGCTCTCCCCCGCCGAACATCAGGTGGGACAGTTCATCATCGGAAACATCGATGAAAACGGCTTTTTGACCATTTCAGTCGAGGAAATCGCCGATGCTCTTCAGGTGGATAAAGAACTGGTCGCCAAGGTACTGGCGCATATTCAGAATTTCGACCCCCCGGGCGCGGCGGCGCGGGATTTGAAAGAATGCCTCCTTATTCAACTGCGTCAAAAAGGAGAGGAAGACTCGCTGGCTTACGAAATCGTGGACAAACACCTGCAGGATCTGGACAAAAAAAGCTCTTTTCAACTCGCGAAATTGCTCGGCACCTCGCCGGAAAAAATCGAAGAGGAAATGGGTATTATCCGCTCCCTTTCTCCCCGGCCGGCGATGGGGCGTTTTTCCCGGGCGGCCCAGCCGGTGGTGCCGGATTTGATCGTCGAGCGGGTGGGGGACGAACTGGTCATCTTCCACAATGACAAATACATCCCCCGCCTTCGAATCTCCTCCGCCTACAAAGACTTGTTGAAAAAGGGCTCCGCCAGCTCCAAAGAGGAAAAAAACTTCATCAAGGAAAAGTTTATGCAGGCCCGCTGGCTCCTGAACGCTATCAACCAGCGCCGTTCCACAATGGTGCGTGTGATGCAGGCTGTGGTGGAAGAGCAGAAGGAATTTTTCGAAAACGGCCCGGAGTTTTTAAAACCGTTGACGATGGAGCAGGTGGCCCAAAAGCTCGGGCTGCATGTTGCGACGATCTCCCGCGTGTCGAACGACAAGTACGTCCAGACCCCGCAAGGGGTGTACGAAATCCGCTACTTCTTCAATGCCGGCCTGCCGACCGACACCGGCGAGGATTTGTCCAAGAAGAAAGTCAAACAGCGCTTGGCGGAGATAATCAAAACGGAGGACGCCTCCCATCCATTGTCCGATCAAGAGATTTTCGCCAAGCTAAAAGCGGAGGGAATTCCTTTGGCCCGCCGGACGGTGACCAAATATCGGGAGGAGATGGGCATCCGCGCTGCCCGCTTCCGCAAAAAAGTCGGCGGCAACGGTTCCCAGCCAACTCTGGAGGAAGACTCGGACATCCTTTTGGATACCAAACCCCGTCCATCGGCTAACGCGGAAGAAAAGCCTGCTCCCCCCTTTACTCCCCTAAAACCTGACTGGGAATAA
- a CDS encoding acetate--CoA ligase family protein, which produces MSETRAPLDYIFRPRSAAVVGASPKKGTIGRELLHNIIEGGFNGSVFPVNPNYPVIHSIKCYPRVSEIPDPVDLAIIIVPRDFVMGVVDDCGKKGVRGLVVITAGFKEAGPKGVELEKQLKEKVVGYGMRMIGPNCFGVVNTNPDIRLYATFGKTQPLPGKIGFISQSGAMGESMLYHAQQIGLGISQFASIGNKADVSGNDLLEYWQGDSQTEVILMYLENFGNPQKFTRIARELSRKKPMIVVKSGRTLAGSRAAVSHTGSLAGLDIGVDALLEQAGVLRVSSVEEMFDLATAFSLAPVPPGPNVAIVTNAGGPGIITTDAVIQMGLTLAKFSNATKAAIRSAVPDAANVENPVDLIATATEKAYRAALSAILSDSGVDSVIVLFVPPINIDQMAVARSILEIHSRFKKPIYTSLMGVSENSPPVALLRDNSIPAYAFPESIVKSLSGLERYRQWSARPAPVFPKFEVNRAAASKIVEKARTCGGKILGLEALELLHAYGIPAVPSKVAGNTDELLESAGEIGFPLVLKINDPKLVHKTEIGGVAADLRTREEVLEAYARLQKRYKNAFPGGNFAGVLVQKMVKGGVETVFGITLDRAYGPLMMFGLGGVFVEVIKDVSFRLHPLSKTDAEEMVRSIKAFPLLSGFRGSKPVRIDKLEEVLLRLSQLVGDFPKILELDVNPFFATPEPEFCAAVDCRVVVGV; this is translated from the coding sequence GTGAGCGAAACCCGGGCTCCGCTTGATTACATCTTCCGGCCCCGCTCAGCGGCGGTGGTGGGAGCTTCCCCGAAGAAGGGGACCATCGGCCGGGAGCTTCTGCACAACATCATTGAAGGGGGCTTCAACGGCAGCGTTTTTCCGGTCAACCCGAATTATCCGGTCATTCATTCCATCAAATGCTACCCGAGGGTGAGCGAAATTCCTGACCCCGTAGATCTGGCCATCATAATCGTGCCGCGGGACTTTGTGATGGGGGTTGTCGATGACTGCGGCAAAAAGGGAGTGCGGGGTCTGGTAGTTATCACCGCCGGTTTCAAGGAGGCCGGGCCGAAAGGGGTGGAACTGGAAAAGCAGTTGAAGGAGAAAGTGGTCGGCTACGGGATGCGAATGATCGGCCCAAATTGCTTTGGAGTCGTCAACACCAATCCGGATATCCGCCTCTATGCCACCTTCGGCAAAACGCAGCCCCTTCCGGGGAAAATCGGTTTCATCTCCCAATCGGGGGCAATGGGGGAATCGATGCTCTATCACGCGCAACAAATAGGGCTGGGAATTTCACAGTTCGCCTCCATCGGCAACAAGGCGGATGTTTCCGGCAACGATTTATTGGAATACTGGCAGGGGGATTCCCAAACCGAAGTCATTTTGATGTATCTGGAAAATTTCGGTAACCCGCAGAAATTCACGCGCATAGCACGGGAGCTTTCGCGCAAAAAACCGATGATTGTGGTCAAATCGGGCCGCACCCTGGCCGGTTCACGCGCCGCCGTTTCCCACACCGGCTCCCTGGCCGGACTGGATATCGGGGTGGACGCTCTTTTGGAGCAGGCGGGGGTTCTGCGGGTTTCATCGGTCGAGGAAATGTTCGATTTGGCCACCGCCTTTTCGCTTGCGCCGGTGCCGCCCGGGCCAAATGTGGCAATAGTCACCAACGCCGGCGGGCCGGGGATTATCACCACCGATGCGGTTATTCAGATGGGGCTTACTTTGGCGAAGTTTTCAAATGCAACCAAAGCGGCCATCCGAAGTGCCGTTCCGGATGCCGCCAACGTGGAAAACCCGGTCGATTTAATCGCCACGGCCACCGAAAAGGCGTACAGAGCGGCCCTCTCCGCCATACTGTCCGATTCCGGTGTCGATTCCGTTATCGTTTTGTTCGTTCCCCCCATCAACATCGATCAAATGGCGGTGGCCCGGTCGATTCTGGAAATTCACAGCCGGTTCAAAAAACCGATTTATACCTCGCTGATGGGAGTTTCCGAAAATTCGCCGCCGGTGGCGCTTTTGCGGGATAATTCGATTCCGGCGTACGCTTTTCCGGAATCCATCGTCAAATCATTGTCGGGGTTGGAGCGCTACCGGCAATGGTCGGCAAGGCCCGCGCCGGTGTTTCCAAAGTTCGAAGTCAATCGGGCAGCCGCTTCTAAAATTGTCGAAAAAGCCAGGACCTGCGGCGGAAAGATTTTAGGGCTGGAAGCGCTCGAATTACTTCACGCGTATGGGATTCCGGCCGTCCCCTCCAAAGTCGCAGGCAATACGGATGAGCTTTTAGAATCGGCGGGGGAGATCGGTTTTCCTCTTGTTCTGAAAATCAACGACCCGAAACTGGTGCACAAAACGGAAATCGGCGGCGTGGCGGCCGATTTGCGCACCCGGGAGGAGGTGCTGGAGGCCTATGCCAGATTGCAAAAACGGTATAAAAACGCCTTTCCGGGCGGCAATTTCGCCGGCGTTTTGGTGCAGAAAATGGTCAAGGGCGGGGTAGAGACGGTTTTCGGCATCACGCTTGACCGTGCTTACGGACCATTGATGATGTTTGGGTTGGGAGGCGTTTTTGTCGAAGTGATTAAAGATGTCAGCTTTCGATTGCATCCGCTTTCCAAAACTGATGCCGAGGAGATGGTGCGTTCGATTAAGGCCTTCCCGCTTCTTTCCGGCTTCCGCGGCTCTAAACCGGTGCGGATAGACAAATTAGAGGAGGTGCTTCTGCGGCTTTCACAACTGGTGGGCGATTTTCCGAAGATTTTGGAGCTGGACGTCAATCCCTTTTTCGCCACGCCCGAACCGGAATTCTGCGCGGCGGTAGATTGCCGGGTGGTTGTAGGCGTTTGA